ATtatcatactttaaataatcaACACCCTACACAGAAAGTGAATCAATTCATTTTTTGGGTGGAAATACAATAATATAGAGAAGAAATGAAATATGAACACAGTTCATACCCATGACGCAAAGGTCTTAGCATCTTGGTCCTCATAACCCAGTGAACCAGGCATTTGTTTGCTACAAGTATAAgtcctgcaaaaaaaaaaaaaaaaaaaaaaaaaaaaaaatgaagataaagcCATCCTTAGCTGACTGAAATCAGTAATAAATATGGAATAAAAGTGTTTCAGAATGCAATAGAACCAGCAATGTTACCCTGCACTCGAGTATATCCCAAGCTTAAGGCCCTTGGAGTGAACATAGTCTGCCAAAGCTTTAATACCAGATGGAAATGTAGTGTTTTTAGCCACTAAATTGCCCTGAAATTATTGTTCTTGTTTAGTACCATACTACCATTTCACATTTCCATACAGAGATCAGCATAACTAGAAATAGATAATACCTGGCTATCTCGATCCTGTTCACCCCAACAATCatctaagaaaaaaaagattgttCACACTTTGGTTAGCACTTAACAACAACAATGCCAACAAAAAAACGTATAAACTCAGAACAAATTCAAACTCTCCCAACCAGGGAAATCAGAAAAGCTAGTTCAAGTTGAGGCTTTCTCTcacatttatatacccaaatgTCGTTTAAAAATACCTAGGTTAACATATTCATATCCAAGCTTAGATAGCCCACTGGAGACAATAGCGTCAGCTGTCAAAccagataaaataaaatcaaaaccatTGTACAATCAAGAAATTCAGATTGGGCGTGAACATGTTTATTAGAGAGTAGTAAATAAAGATTGTGGGAAAGCTCACCCGCTGCTTTGATGATAGTCTCGTTGACACTGCACCAGTAGTGATTCCAACTATTCCAcctatgaagaagaaaaagataaaggcAGCTCTTTCATATCGTTTTCAGGTTGTTAGaactaaagaaacaaaaacatgcATTGAATGAAGTAGCTACAAACCCCATTGCAGGAGTTCCGGCAAGTCCATTTTCAAGCAAATTTCGTCTGTGCGCATGATCGTGATATTTAAATTTGCTGCTGAGCACCTTAAACTTCGACTTCTCCATCATTGTTGCTCTGGACGAGGCAACACCGATCACCATTACGAACAAACATAACGCTTTGAGGAGTGAAGTATCAACCCTTCTCTCCATTTCTCAGTCTCTGCTGAATAGAAAGTAGGAGAAAAGGAAATGTGACAGTGGTATTTATAGAGTCCTTAAAGACTCACAACTCTTGATTTAACATAATATCAGGGATTATCATTAGATAATTTTAGTTGATGAACTTTAAGGATTTAACTCTAATCACTTTCACTCGTCCATCTTTATCGGGATACcaattatctttcaaatttcaattctagtATCGTAATAtctattctaattttaaattggttACACAAAAGTTGATATCAAGATTCAAGAGTCCCACATAGGCCTTGGGTCAACATGAACAAGAGTGAGGGCCAAGGAAGTTCAAAATGGATAATACATAGCAGCTTTAAATGGCCTGTTACATGAGGAAAATTTCACTTTCTTTCAAACCAAAGGCCAAATTCATTACAGAAATTCCAGGAGattaatatgaatatttttcagttttcatttTTGGTGTGGTCTGTGGGAATCTCTGGAAAAAGACAAACTTATTCTAAGAAATTACAAAGGTTTTCAGGAATTTTGAGCTGCAAAATTGTGATTTCACCACTATTTGTTTCCTGAAAACTTTCTTGCAAATGCTCTAACAATTTGTGTATGTTGCATCTAAATTCACTTTTTccattattgttttctttgaatGTTCATAACAGGACCCATCATCCACCAATTCCAGGAAAGACTCGTGGCAGTCAGCCTACCGCTCTAATATCAATCCATGACAAAAACCATTTACCGTTTTAACCATGTTAAGGATTAACAATGAGAGTGCAGATGGTTTCATTTTGGAACGCAACAGAAAAACGAAGAGCTTGGCTTCTCCCATACTTTtatgggaaaaggactatttcccacccaatttttaggccattctcaaacctatacccacgaaagatgaaaaaccccttttcccacccatgaccaaactgtcgttGAAATTTTCAGTCagggacaggggtaaaatcatcattttacctataaactttaaaactttaaaatttcaccatttcctccttctaagttttaaaaactaacacctcaatccatcctcaaagtttgaaaagtttagatttcacccctaagattgcttccttctccggccaccaccgacaaCCAACGCATTCCACCAATctctcatctccgactacaaaggacgatgaaggacgacgcATTGTCGTCACGTTTGGATGATGCGACGAGCGACGAAAGACaacgtcgtccttcgtcgtctgggtgaaGCGACGAAGAGATTTCTGTCTCTTCGTCTCTTCGTCACATTGTGcgatgaggagatgaagatctcttcatcacaccatcgccatcgcaccaggagaaggaggaagTCGGAGACGACGTTGAAAGATGCAgctgaagaatgggggtgaaattgttatttttgaaagatatagggggcggttaatttttaaaaaatgtggaaaccctaggtttgggggtgaaaatgttacttctcaaagtttaaaaactttaagtaaaggtgaaatgttagtttctaaaacctagaGGGGCGgagagtaataaactttataactttttaatataaacagtaaaatactattttacccttccttttaactgaaaaaattaatagaagtttgCCTATGGGTGGGAAAAAGGGTTTTTGATCTCCCGTgggtataagtttgagaataacttaaaaatttggtgggaaatagtccttttccctactTTTATttaggctaaaggacttatttccaccaaaGTTTTGATGCGTTCCCAAAGTCACACCAtaggtttgaaaaatccaaaGTCCCACctattatcattttactaataatattaaaaaaatataaaattcattacattttcctctctaaattttaaaaactaacaacttcacctttatctaaagttttctaactttgaaaagttacaatCCCCTCCCCCCAAACCTAAAGTTTTTTCCTTCACCCCTCTAACCATCATCTCCGGCTCCGACAACCTCCCCTCTTCATCCTAAAATGTTGACCGACACACAACGGGGCATGAAGACCTCCCTTCTCTAGATCTCTTCGTATCTCTTCATCTCCAATGAAGAGACTCTTCGTTAGAGACGAAAAAATTTAGAGCAGGAGGGGCCAGCCAATGTTTTAGGGTAGAAAGGGAAGACCGTCAACGTCGGATATAATGGTCaaaggggagaaaaaaaatCCTAGGGTTGGGGGGAGgtaatgtgactttttaaagttagaaaactttaggtaagagtgaaattgttagtttttaaaatttaggaggcaaaatgtaatgaattttatatttttttaatattagtaaattaacgattttaccccctacctctaatagaaaattttaaccctaGTTGACTCATGGATGAaactttgggtttttcaaactttatgagTGTGACTTTGAAAATGCATTGAAACTTGGAaacagtcctttggccttttatttattattagtgtCTAGTACCATTTGTGTCACATAGCTGTGACCTCAGTCAACCAAACTAGAAGACACCATTTGCATCATGCATGCTATGCAAATCGTGTAAGCAAAGTTAACACTTAAGCAATTGGTTTCAACATATACATCTTGCATCCATGAGATTCCACAGTGGCTGTCAAATTCCCCATAAATTTGGTTTTTAATGTCTTGTGCTGCATAAAACATGCACATATTAGCACTCAAGCGCATGCAGAATATCACTTGCATGCaaggaaaccaaaaaaaaaaaaaaaatgattaccTCCCAAAGATCTCTAGCTTCAACGACGCTTTTTTCAGGGATTCCAATGTCATCCCAGTTGGCCGTAATAGAATAACGTATTGGACCTCGGTTTACAAGGAGTAAAGCCACCCTGTAGTTTGAAAGCGGTCCTGCCCATATCTGGCAAAATTTATACTTTGCTCTGTAATTCTGCTGGAAGCTAGGCATACATCGGTTTTATATGgaagtttataaatatattacctCTTGATCACCTTCAGATCTAACCTTCTTTGCCTGAACACCTAGTGTATCTGTCACATATGAGCAACAGAAAATCAGCATGTAGGCAGTCCAGAGAAGCACACTTATTTACCtaaagatgaatagattatgaTAATATACCTTGGTTGACAGCAATGACCTCTTTATTGGCCACAATTCCCATGGTATCTTTTGTCATGTTTCTAACATCACATCCAAGAAGGAGGGGAGCCTGCAATTCCCACTTAATCATAAGAGTCTTAAATATTTTGGGTCCAAGGGAAAGATAAGAGTCCTAGTATATACCTTGGAAATGGCCCACATGCTGAAGTGGACTATATATTCATTCTTTGTCATCCCGCCATTTCCCACCTCTAGCATATCAGGATCTGTTGAAATAACAGTTAGAATTAGTTTCAACAGAGAAGGGAAATATCTTGGTGAATATCAAACCCGTCTCTATATTGGCGAAAAGACAGTAAGGATCTTGGAATTCTAACCATTCCAACCACCAGGCCTTGCAAGCTCAGCAAATACTTCATTCATATCTGCTCTGGACATCATGCtgccaaacaaaaacaaatagcTATAACATTCTGACCAACATCTTAAATaatcaaactcaatttctcAATATAATTCTTCACCTGTCCCATGTATCAGTAATATCATTAGTTGTTCTCCAGCTATTTCCTACATTAAAACCCCACTGAGCAGGGTGCAGGTCTCCCCtatattacattaataataatcTGTTAAATCAAGAATAAAGACATAGAAAACACTCAACTTAGGAGGTAAAAGAAAATTGCTCCATCAGATATATATCCTTACCATTCACATAGTGAAAAGAAAATAGGACGGCCAGTATTCATTAAAGCTCTGGTCATTATAGGATATCTACATTTAACAACGTGATGGAACATGCTATGTATGTTATGGCAGATTCAACTGAAGATGAGAAGAaatattaatagtttaattGTACATGCAATTCATCACCTGACAGTCGGTTTCGTGCCATCATTGTTACAATtgtcatactttaaataatcaATACCCTGCACGGGATATGAATTGCATATTATTTTGGGGTATGAGCACGaattcaaaaaatagaaaataaacacTAACTATGATACCCATGAGGCAAAGGTTTTCGCATCTTGTTCCTCATGACCGAGTGAACCAGGCATAGTTTTACTGCAAGTAAAATACCTGCAGAGATAGATAGAAATgtgtgagtgtgtgtgtgtgtgtatttgtTCAGTTATTTCCATAACAAggatatgtaatttttttccaataattATGTTATACAAGTTTTTATCATGATGTGTTGAAGTCATTATGTTACCCTGCATCTGAGTATATGCCAAGCTTAAGCCCCTTGCTGTGAACATAGTCTGCCAGAACTTTAATACCAGAAGGAAATGTTGACTTCTTAGGCAATAATTCACCCTGACATTTCCATTTCTTAGTTTCAGTTCTGCATCATTTTTCTTTAACGAAATGTTCAACAGTTCAAAAATTTTTgcagttaaaaaaacaaagcaaaccATACCTTGTCATTTCTATATATTTCAGCCCAGCAATCATCtaagaaaaaacatatttttttattgtccaTTGTTAGCAATTTATGGCAATAATGGtaagaaaaaaaaccctttcCAGAAAGAGAAACTTCCAACCATAATTGCAACCTACCTATGTTAACATAGGTATATCCAAGCTTGGATAGACCCGTGGAAACCAAAGCATCGGCTGtcaaaccaaaataaacaaCTTATAAATCTCTTATATTCTTAGTCTTCTTAACTAAGAATCTGGGTTTGagaattacaaaagaaaataaagttaaGGAGAATTACCAGTTTGCTTGATGACATTCTCATCAATGTTGCAGCTGAAGTGATTCCAACTATTCCATCTGTAGAAAAGAACGCCAGTATTTTGAGTTAAATATTCAGCCTGTCATATCTAAAATCAATTTTGGAACTGGGGATTTTTTAAAAGCTGGTATAAAATAAAGAACTCATCAATACAACATAATggaaaacaaattcaatcaGCTGAGGTCCCCTCAAATGAAAATGTTGTTTCTATTTGTTACATACCAAATGCTCTTTGAAAACTATTTGAGGTGTGCTGATcacattagaaaaattaaagaaaaatcaaatctGTTGATATATATTCACTAATTGCTTTGATAAGTAAAGGGTATTAGCAAACACCAAAGCAATGATTGAAGCCAAGAAATTTACTGGAAAATCTCAGATGTTTTATATGATCTGAGAACAGACAGTGAAGCACAAGAGCAGgaagaaagaggaagagagaaaaCAAACCCCATAGGAGGAGTGTTGCCAAGACCATTTGCTAAAAGATTACGCCTGTTATCGTTGAAGTTGGCATTTAGTGAAGCCAGACTCAACACTATAAATGAGGATGACAGTGGTAGCAACACACATGTCAACTTGACAAGGGAAACATCAAGCCTCCTAATCTCCATCTGAAGCCAGTACTAAAGCAAAGCAGTCTAATGGACGAAATATATAGACTCGACAAGTTCACTGCAAAATCTTTTTGTACCGAATTTACCCTCTTCGTTACCATGGCTAATATACTTATTATAAGGGTAAGTATATTAGCCActcatttcaaaaatttcaatttccttaTTAGAGATATTggaatttttacccttattttaatccgtgtataaatatatgtcacttatttcaaaacttaaataaatatatcacaacagtaatcaaTTTTCCTAAAATATCCCTATTAAAATGACTCATgcagagattctctctttttctctgtaactttttctctctttttactCATAtttcaagtaataaaaaaatcatgcaGATAGatcctctctctttttctctgtaactttgAAACTGTATtgtaaaaaatagaataagtgTTTCAAAATAGAGTCagtgcttcaaaaacaaaaaaatgaaggaaaaaactgaaaagtgaaacggatttcagattaagaattcttcaaagtaagaatataaaaaaaaaaacaactcaCCAAAACTCAATCACATCTATTTTATACCTGGAAGAAATGACGAttgaagaagatcatttagtaggatttaactgaaaaaaataaaagattgacatttaactgaaaaaaaaaacaatacttaaaaataaaaaaaaggttaaaaaggGTTGGCACTTTATACCCTTTTTTTACTcttatgaataatttttggacatgaaatatattatattatattttcaccagTCTTAGAATTCCTACAAATAACcataagaaatattatattatatcaatatggagttcaatattttcataatttggacatgaaattcaataaccataacatattaataaatgaacaaatacGTACGAAAATAAATTTGGACGTAAAATTCAATGACTATGACTAACTTCTGAACTATTCTTGGCTTGAGATTTGTACTATTTAAAATATGACATCTTGATAATCAAACGCTCTCCATATTTATAGGGATTCGATCTCTACTaatcagattgagaaaaaacattttctctatctctaacaatattagaaggaactttatctaagataaagttattataatgctTGCGATAGCCTATATGTCTCGCACTTTGTTGATTTCagaaaatagagagagaagttgattttcttatattcattacaattctgCGTTCTTCAGCAAGCTGTAATTCATCCACACATTgtcaataattcttgaatttcttatctcggacaaaattagaaattattgaagtccAATAATCTGATAATGACCTTAGTAATCCATATATCCTCtcattttcagttaattttatgcgtttctcttttaaatcataatatctctTATGTATGACACTAAGGTGAGTGAAAATGTTGTGCACTTaattcatcttatagttcagaTAGTAATCTTTAGTCAATATGTTCACCTtatatatgaccaacaaatagagaataataaattatacatgtataacaatataaatatttactctaaacaaaaaatatatattaatttaaatataaataaattaagtcaaaataaaaaaaatattttttaaatataaataaatttaaaaaattaaaaaaaaaaagaggttgGCTTTTTTCTAAACAGGGGTTGGTGTAGCCAACCCCTTATTTTTACACGCCAACCCATTAATTTGTGCAGCCGAACCCCCCTCCCAAATCTTTCCAACCAAAATCAgttttatgacattttttttatttttaaaattgaaccaattgactaattaataatattattaaaattataatatttaacaatattttgatttatttaattgaattccgatagaattaaattgaagtgatttagactgaattcaaattaaaataattttggtacaatacaatacatttatgttttggttttataaGAAAACCTTACTTGTTGTCCTGCCATTATTTCCTCTTTGTAAATTCAACAAGTTTCGTCGGTCGATTgctcaattaaatttttttcgtGCAAAGTAtagatctctctctcttttatggtATGTTTAAGATAGATGTAGATGTGTTATAtcaatgctatatatatatatatatatatatatatatatatatatatatattaaagataaatcacGTGAATACTATTGTACAAATAATTCCCTACAAGTCAATTTATTCTCTGCAAGATTCTTctgcaataaaaattattctctcaTGCTTCTGCAATTTTTTCCCTACAAGATTTtgcaattcatttttgttttgattcttcagatatatatatatatatatatcgatGTATTCTTTACATATTTAATACCAagtacacataaatataaattcttttttcaaatattgatactaaatatctatatattttctttctctacaGTGCATTAAAAGTAAGTAATACTGAAAACttagttttggtttctcaaGATTGAAGATAAGAGTAATTTAGACATTCTATCctataaagtgataaaaatatttagagtgtAAAAAGTGTGGTATAAATGTATACGTGGGCTCAAAcgaggataaaaatttcaatttccctattATATATAGTAAATTTGAAGCAAATCCCtttcaaaagaaacacaaaCCCAGTTGACAAATTTAGAGTCACCAATCCATTATCGCTTTTAACTACATATCAGCAT
This sequence is a window from Mangifera indica cultivar Alphonso chromosome 5, CATAS_Mindica_2.1, whole genome shotgun sequence. Protein-coding genes within it:
- the LOC123217473 gene encoding alpha-galactosidase 1-like isoform X3 encodes the protein MEIRRLDVSLVKLTCVLLPLSSSFIVLSLASLNANFNDNRRNLLANGLGNTPPMGWNSWNHFSCNIDENVIKQTADALVSTGLSKLGYTYVNIDDCWAEIYRNDKGELLPKKSTFPSGIKVLADYVHSKGLKLGIYSDAGYFTCSKTMPGSLGHEEQDAKTFASWGIDYLKYDNCNNDGTKPTVRYPIMTRALMNTGRPIFFSLCEWGDLHPAQWGFNVGNSWRTTNDITDTWDSMMSRADMNEVFAELARPGGWNDPDMLEVGNGGMTKNEYIVHFSMWAISKAPLLLGCDVRNMTKDTMGIVANKEVIAVNQDTLGVQAKKVRSEGDQEIWAGPLSNYRVALLLVNRGPIRYSITANWDDIGIPEKSVVEARDLWEHKTLKTKFMGNLTATVESHGCKMYMLKPIA
- the LOC123217473 gene encoding alpha-galactosidase 1-like isoform X1 encodes the protein MEIRRLDVSLVKLTCVLLPLSSSFIVLSLASLNANFNDNRRNLLANGLGNTPPMGWNSWNHFSCNIDENVIKQTADALVSTGLSKLGYTYVNIGRLQLWLEVSLSGKGFFSYHYCHKLLTMDNKKICFFLDDCWAEIYRNDKGELLPKKSTFPSGIKVLADYVHSKGLKLGIYSDAGYFTCSKTMPGSLGHEEQDAKTFASWGIDYLKYDNCNNDGTKPTVRYPIMTRALMNTGRPIFFSLCEWGDLHPAQWGFNVGNSWRTTNDITDTWDSMMSRADMNEVFAELARPGGWNDPDMLEVGNGGMTKNEYIVHFSMWAISKAPLLLGCDVRNMTKDTMGIVANKEVIAVNQDTLGVQAKKVRSEGDQEIWAGPLSNYRVALLLVNRGPIRYSITANWDDIGIPEKSVVEARDLWEHKTLKTKFMGNLTATVESHGCKMYMLKPIA
- the LOC123217473 gene encoding alpha-galactosidase 1-like isoform X2; translated protein: MEIRRLDVSLVKLTCVLLPLSSSFIVLSLASLNANFNDNRRNLLANGLGNTPPMGWNSWNHFSCNIDENVIKQTADALVSTGLSKLGYTYVNIGRLQLWLEVSLSGKGFFSYHYCHKLLTMDNKKICFFLDDCWAEIYRNDKGELLPKKSTFPSGIKVLADYVHSKGLKLGIYSDAGYFTCSKTMPGSLGHEEQDAKTFASWGIDYLKYDNCNNDGTKPTVRGDLHPAQWGFNVGNSWRTTNDITDTWDSMMSRADMNEVFAELARPGGWNDPDMLEVGNGGMTKNEYIVHFSMWAISKAPLLLGCDVRNMTKDTMGIVANKEVIAVNQDTLGVQAKKVRSEGDQEIWAGPLSNYRVALLLVNRGPIRYSITANWDDIGIPEKSVVEARDLWEHKTLKTKFMGNLTATVESHGCKMYMLKPIA